The proteins below come from a single Edaphobacter acidisoli genomic window:
- a CDS encoding TonB-dependent receptor, translated as MVALTVMVGVSLAQTSKGILAGVVRDQTGAVVPGAKIVITSELTGEVRNTLSNGEGAYRLEAVNPSTYSLHIEAAAFTALDVKGLKVTPSVVTSYDAVLQPGQVNTTVNVEANSNSINLDNGALSTSIGTTELSKVPIFSLNPVELVSTVAGAQYINQMSLNLAGAGGQYEQVEVNGARPRANNYLLDGQDINDIGLNGQAFQPQIPDMFESETVYTTSAPAEFGRAGGAVVNMVTRGGTNHYHGEAFELYSGSGLNSVDGQTRKGSMSRANKARYDQHQYGFELGGPILRDKLFAFGGTMFTRYYGNTNSPSIELPDADGYATLTSIGGPQVALLQGLLANGSYLKNYQQLTPSSQPVEQLNAGNPSGASCPAGGCIVNTAIFERPPVAQQSPDTQWFYRIDFTPTQKDSFGFRYLHDRNNFLPDIQLNTSGLPGFDGEVGGYTDLGSGNWTHIFTPTLLNEFRVSETRIAFTFAPTPDALANPLAKTFNINFTDNGMPVLGLSQNIPQGTKEDNYQYQDTVGWTIGRQSLRIGADVGRVLETLLVAQQPYGQLNFAVDNNGSGLANFLNNRLGLSGYAQIGLGPTRVDPHIWKSAYFVQDDIKLTPELTVNLGLRYDYLTEPANSLPYPGLDFSNPYAPITNVYKIQNDTNNWGPRFGFAYSPAGGGWLGGNKTVFHGGAGIFYDNSFANIAINSAQSSPNATVGTLVATATNPQGPATGLIPTIPSSLGPYSSITSGIDKNLRNPATYQFNLGFERELPAQLKLTVNYVGTRGRRLYANQQLNYLNNTTPAAVAAGNRFNTARGIINGRTNSGASEYDGLQTEVSRSVSHGLYFRATYTYSKTMDDASEIFATFNSPTSYSANLAPGGRRQDWSDSAYNFPNYFSVLYSWSPSGLHSDNSLVNALYGGFTRNFTLSGTTQLQAGPPSSFNVSGLDINHDGSTANDRPLVGNAHAAINTAGSDGLNLAPVLDQNNNPIYSGAHGTYYDQTYYYQTQAANASAAAAAAQSNQSFTPANPFKPVDTSQVHWLIPNGGAEVTPLMIGRDSYRNPGTTNWNVAVEKDIPAPWTHLESGSFVLRCEAQNVFNHNDVGIMDTNVLHIGNGNSFLNASNVRVATNRNVRFWAKFTF; from the coding sequence TTGGTTGCGCTAACAGTAATGGTTGGCGTCAGCCTGGCACAAACCAGCAAGGGAATTCTGGCGGGGGTAGTCCGCGACCAGACCGGAGCCGTTGTGCCCGGCGCGAAAATTGTCATAACAAGTGAGTTAACTGGCGAGGTACGCAACACGCTTTCGAATGGAGAGGGTGCATACCGTCTGGAAGCAGTGAACCCAAGCACCTATAGTCTGCATATTGAAGCAGCCGCATTTACGGCGCTCGACGTCAAGGGGCTGAAGGTGACGCCCTCAGTAGTGACCAGCTACGACGCAGTCCTGCAACCCGGCCAGGTGAACACCACCGTCAACGTCGAGGCGAACTCGAACAGTATCAATCTGGATAACGGCGCACTCTCGACCAGCATCGGTACGACGGAGCTGTCGAAGGTGCCCATCTTTTCCCTGAATCCAGTCGAGCTGGTCTCGACCGTCGCCGGTGCACAGTACATCAATCAGATGTCGCTGAACCTTGCGGGTGCAGGCGGGCAGTATGAGCAAGTCGAGGTCAACGGCGCCCGCCCGCGAGCGAACAACTACCTGCTCGACGGCCAGGACATCAACGACATCGGCCTGAACGGTCAGGCCTTCCAGCCGCAGATTCCGGACATGTTTGAGTCCGAGACGGTCTATACCACCTCCGCTCCGGCGGAGTTTGGCCGCGCAGGCGGCGCCGTGGTGAACATGGTCACCCGCGGCGGCACGAATCACTACCACGGCGAGGCGTTCGAGCTGTACTCGGGCTCCGGCCTGAACTCGGTCGATGGCCAGACGCGCAAAGGTTCCATGAGCCGAGCCAACAAGGCTCGGTATGACCAGCATCAGTATGGCTTCGAGCTCGGCGGCCCGATTCTTCGCGACAAGCTCTTCGCCTTTGGCGGCACGATGTTCACCCGCTACTACGGCAACACGAACTCGCCCTCGATCGAGCTTCCCGATGCGGACGGATATGCCACACTGACCTCCATCGGTGGTCCGCAGGTGGCCCTGCTGCAGGGTCTGCTGGCCAACGGTTCGTACCTGAAGAACTACCAGCAGCTCACGCCGTCCTCGCAGCCGGTGGAGCAGTTGAACGCGGGCAATCCGTCCGGCGCGAGCTGCCCGGCTGGCGGATGTATCGTGAATACGGCGATCTTCGAGCGTCCTCCCGTGGCGCAGCAGTCGCCGGATACCCAGTGGTTCTACCGGATCGACTTCACGCCCACCCAGAAGGACAGCTTCGGCTTTCGCTACCTGCACGATCGCAATAACTTCCTACCGGACATTCAGCTGAATACCTCCGGGCTGCCGGGCTTTGACGGCGAAGTGGGCGGTTACACCGATCTGGGCTCGGGCAACTGGACCCACATCTTCACGCCGACTCTGCTGAACGAGTTCCGCGTGTCGGAGACGCGCATCGCGTTCACTTTCGCACCGACGCCGGACGCTCTGGCGAATCCGCTGGCGAAGACCTTCAATATCAACTTCACTGACAATGGAATGCCGGTGCTGGGACTCTCGCAGAACATACCCCAGGGCACCAAGGAGGACAACTACCAGTACCAGGACACGGTCGGCTGGACCATCGGCAGACAGTCACTGCGTATCGGTGCGGACGTGGGCCGCGTGCTCGAGACGCTGCTGGTGGCGCAGCAGCCTTACGGTCAGTTGAACTTCGCTGTCGACAACAACGGATCCGGGCTGGCGAACTTCCTGAACAACCGACTGGGTCTGAGCGGCTATGCGCAGATAGGCCTCGGCCCGACGCGCGTCGATCCACACATCTGGAAGAGCGCCTATTTTGTGCAGGACGACATCAAGCTCACGCCCGAGCTTACGGTGAACCTCGGATTGCGCTATGACTACCTGACCGAGCCGGCGAATTCGCTTCCGTATCCCGGACTCGACTTCAGCAACCCGTATGCACCGATCACGAATGTCTACAAGATCCAGAACGACACCAACAACTGGGGACCGCGGTTTGGCTTCGCCTACTCGCCTGCCGGTGGCGGCTGGCTTGGAGGCAACAAGACCGTATTTCATGGTGGCGCCGGCATCTTCTATGACAACAGTTTTGCCAACATTGCCATCAACAGCGCCCAGTCTTCTCCAAACGCGACCGTGGGTACACTCGTGGCGACGGCGACCAATCCGCAGGGGCCCGCAACTGGCCTGATTCCGACGATCCCGTCCTCGCTGGGGCCGTACTCTTCGATTACCAGCGGCATCGACAAGAACCTGCGCAACCCGGCCACGTACCAGTTCAACCTCGGGTTCGAGCGCGAGCTGCCTGCGCAGTTGAAGCTGACCGTCAACTACGTCGGCACTCGCGGACGCAGGCTCTATGCGAACCAGCAACTCAACTACCTGAACAACACTACTCCGGCGGCAGTTGCAGCAGGCAACCGCTTCAATACGGCGCGCGGCATCATCAACGGCCGCACGAACTCGGGAGCATCGGAGTATGACGGCCTCCAGACGGAGGTCTCGCGTTCGGTTTCGCACGGGCTCTACTTCCGCGCGACCTATACGTACAGCAAGACGATGGACGATGCTTCGGAGATATTCGCCACGTTCAACTCGCCCACGTCCTACTCGGCCAACCTTGCGCCGGGCGGACGCAGGCAGGACTGGAGCGACTCGGCGTATAACTTCCCGAACTACTTCTCGGTGCTCTATTCCTGGTCGCCTTCCGGGCTGCACTCCGACAACTCGCTGGTCAACGCCCTCTATGGCGGGTTTACCCGGAACTTCACCCTCTCGGGCACAACCCAGCTCCAGGCCGGGCCGCCGAGCAGCTTCAATGTCAGCGGCCTCGACATCAACCATGATGGCAGCACCGCCAACGATCGTCCGCTGGTGGGCAATGCACATGCTGCCATCAACACGGCTGGCAGCGATGGGCTGAATCTGGCTCCGGTCCTCGACCAGAACAACAACCCGATCTACAGCGGCGCGCACGGCACCTACTACGACCAGACGTACTACTACCAGACGCAGGCAGCCAACGCCTCGGCGGCTGCGGCTGCGGCCCAGAGCAACCAGAGCTTCACTCCAGCCAACCCGTTCAAGCCGGTCGATACCAGCCAGGTCCACTGGCTGATTCCGAACGGCGGCGCAGAGGTCACGCCGCTGATGATCGGCCGTGACAGCTATCGCAACCCGGGCACAACCAACTGGAACGTCGCGGTCGAGAAGGACATTCCGGCTCCGTGGACGCATCTGGAGTCCGGCTCGTTCGTGCTCCGCTGCGAGGCGCAGAACGTCTTCAACCACAACGACGTCGGCATCATGGATACGAACGTCTTGCATATCGGAAACGGCAACTCGTTTCTGAATGCCTCGAATGTCCGCGTGGCCACGAACAGAAACGTTCGCTTCTGGGCGAAGTTCACGTTCTGA
- a CDS encoding PP2C family protein-serine/threonine phosphatase, with product MLRAGLLLPLMLLLLSPSLPGEAQPAAGGTSGVASADHVVYVKLGTSAIELYGPWKFHTGDNLSWAQPGFDDSGWANMGLVPPEGSDGYVPGWTARGYAGYSGYAWYRLQVVVEGTPGPLALKMPEGVDDAYQVFVDGARIGEFGSFGTRHVTAYSALPRAFRLPPDIRDRTITIAIRMWMDSATPFNSPDAGGLHGPPVLGYASIIGAQVQLDWDAIAHYIGSGFLEMLILVMALVMALTLFWLDWDEKSYVWLAFVCLATIISNGVVLLDNFTTAVGQTASVLVTDVFATPLRIGCWVLFWGFWFGLPRIRRLHSVVWPAVFLLALGTALLRAPLYGQHVPVHAATWIEPLRLCLKLYLGVLLLVVAFQGFKRNKAEGGLAATAVIFAVFANYQHELRIVHIPTAFTIVGFSISLGSLSTIVSLLLITIMLLARFIAARRAEEQWKLEIAQARHVQEVLIPNKLPQVAGLSIESEYHPAREVGGDFFQIIPGEDDDSALVVVGDVTGKGLQAGMLVALIVGAVRLQAQVDNNPQQVLAALNRQLSEREHASATCLALRFMPDGLVQLANAGHLPPYLNGVEMQIEGALPLGILPDITYPTLSFRLDSGDSLVLMSDGVAEAQDTHGNLFGFGRTEELLRSSSSPSKIARAAKEFGQTDDILVLKVQRTTTEAAFADKAVALAN from the coding sequence ATGCTTCGCGCTGGTCTGCTTCTGCCGCTGATGCTGTTGCTGCTGTCTCCGTCTCTGCCGGGCGAAGCTCAGCCTGCGGCGGGCGGGACTAGCGGCGTCGCATCTGCCGATCACGTGGTCTACGTGAAGCTGGGCACATCGGCAATCGAACTTTATGGTCCGTGGAAGTTCCATACTGGAGATAATCTCTCCTGGGCGCAACCCGGATTTGATGACTCCGGATGGGCGAACATGGGCCTGGTGCCGCCTGAAGGGTCCGACGGCTATGTACCCGGCTGGACTGCTCGCGGGTATGCAGGCTACTCCGGCTATGCCTGGTACAGGCTGCAGGTCGTCGTCGAAGGCACGCCGGGGCCACTTGCGCTGAAGATGCCTGAAGGCGTCGATGACGCCTATCAGGTCTTCGTTGACGGCGCGCGCATCGGTGAGTTTGGCTCCTTCGGAACAAGGCATGTCACTGCATACAGTGCGCTGCCTCGCGCCTTCCGACTTCCGCCGGACATTCGTGACAGAACAATCACCATCGCCATCCGCATGTGGATGGACAGCGCCACGCCCTTCAACAGCCCCGACGCCGGCGGGCTGCATGGCCCGCCCGTGCTGGGCTACGCCTCCATCATCGGGGCGCAGGTGCAACTCGATTGGGATGCGATCGCACACTACATCGGCAGCGGCTTTCTGGAGATGCTGATTCTTGTCATGGCGCTGGTGATGGCGCTCACCCTGTTCTGGCTCGACTGGGATGAGAAATCGTATGTGTGGCTCGCGTTCGTCTGCCTGGCCACCATCATCAGCAACGGCGTCGTGCTGCTCGACAACTTCACGACCGCCGTGGGCCAGACTGCAAGCGTGCTGGTAACGGATGTCTTCGCGACACCGTTACGCATCGGCTGCTGGGTGCTCTTTTGGGGATTTTGGTTCGGCCTGCCGCGCATTCGCAGATTGCACAGCGTCGTGTGGCCTGCTGTCTTCCTGCTTGCACTTGGAACAGCCTTGTTGCGCGCGCCGCTTTACGGGCAGCATGTGCCGGTGCATGCTGCGACGTGGATTGAGCCGCTGCGCCTCTGTCTGAAGCTCTACCTTGGCGTGCTGCTGCTGGTCGTCGCCTTTCAGGGGTTTAAGCGCAACAAAGCTGAAGGCGGTCTCGCTGCAACGGCCGTCATCTTTGCTGTCTTCGCCAACTATCAACATGAGCTTCGCATCGTCCACATACCGACGGCATTTACTATCGTCGGATTCAGCATCTCGCTGGGATCGCTCTCGACCATTGTCTCGCTGCTGCTTATCACGATCATGCTGCTGGCACGGTTTATCGCCGCACGGCGCGCGGAAGAGCAGTGGAAGCTCGAGATCGCACAGGCCCGGCACGTACAGGAGGTGCTGATTCCCAACAAGCTGCCGCAGGTCGCCGGGCTCAGCATCGAAAGCGAGTACCATCCCGCGCGCGAGGTTGGCGGTGACTTTTTTCAGATCATCCCCGGCGAGGACGACGACTCGGCGCTGGTCGTCGTTGGTGATGTGACCGGCAAGGGTTTGCAGGCAGGCATGCTCGTTGCATTGATCGTCGGCGCTGTTCGCCTGCAGGCGCAAGTGGACAACAACCCGCAGCAGGTGCTGGCGGCGCTCAACCGGCAACTCTCTGAGCGCGAACATGCCAGCGCTACATGCCTGGCGCTACGCTTTATGCCCGATGGTCTCGTTCAGTTGGCCAATGCAGGCCACTTGCCTCCGTATCTCAATGGAGTAGAGATGCAGATCGAGGGAGCGTTGCCGCTCGGCATTCTGCCAGATATAACTTATCCGACGCTCTCGTTCCGGCTCGATTCGGGTGACTCTCTTGTCCTCATGTCCGACGGCGTGGCCGAAGCTCAGGACACTCATGGAAACCTCTTCGGCTTCGGGCGCACCGAAGAGCTGCTACGCAGTTCTTCCTCACCCTCGAAGATCGCCAGAGCAGCAAAAGAGTTTGGCCAGACGGATGACATCCTTGTCTTGAAAGTGCAGCGGACCACAACAGAAGCGGCCTTTGCTGATAAAGCTGTTGCACTTGCGAACTGA
- a CDS encoding PEP-CTERM sorting domain-containing protein (PEP-CTERM proteins occur, often in large numbers, in the proteomes of bacteria that also encode an exosortase, a predicted intramembrane cysteine proteinase. The presence of a PEP-CTERM domain at a protein's C-terminus predicts cleavage within the sorting domain, followed by covalent anchoring to some some component of the (usually Gram-negative) cell surface. Many PEP-CTERM proteins exhibit an unusual sequence composition that includes large numbers of potential glycosylation sites. Expression of one such protein has been shown restore the ability of a bacterium to form floc, a type of biofilm.), translating into MKHLLRLFFVLALVFGSTHYAHATNFHVTVLDPSNICVSNPSACVIFDTTAPFSATFSASTCQIAGVPGLPSDPTTYGCLGLFNATSDPITSINLSFPGLGALTFQCDTTGPGVIFSGASCGSSGGVDTFDFYDGSLDPLHLAIIYENGADPDLFDGTGTVNTPEPASLPLLLTGLLFAGLYLGKRRNLLLGITQK; encoded by the coding sequence ATGAAGCACCTTCTTCGCCTCTTCTTTGTACTTGCCTTGGTCTTTGGGTCCACTCACTATGCCCATGCAACCAACTTTCATGTAACTGTTCTCGACCCAAGCAATATCTGCGTATCGAACCCTTCGGCGTGCGTTATCTTTGACACAACTGCCCCATTCTCTGCGACGTTCTCTGCGAGTACGTGCCAGATTGCCGGCGTGCCAGGTCTTCCGTCTGACCCTACGACCTATGGTTGTCTCGGGTTATTTAACGCGACGAGCGACCCCATCACCTCGATCAACCTGAGCTTCCCTGGCCTCGGGGCTCTGACTTTTCAGTGCGACACGACTGGACCCGGCGTTATCTTCTCAGGTGCCAGTTGCGGATCATCTGGAGGCGTTGACACTTTCGACTTCTATGATGGTTCGCTTGATCCCCTTCACTTAGCCATCATCTATGAGAACGGCGCAGACCCAGACCTATTTGACGGCACTGGCACCGTCAATACGCCGGAGCCAGCCTCGCTCCCATTGCTACTGACTGGCCTGCTCTTTGCGGGTCTCTATCTTGGCAAGCGCCGCAATCTGCTTTTGGGCATTACACAGAAATAG
- a CDS encoding STAS domain-containing protein yields MTTETRTNIDQISDGNNGRITVLRFAGDISSTSRSAVLGSYAGVDKSLPVLLDFSKVDYINSSGIALVIQMLMEANKLGQKVAAFGLSPHFQKVFTMVGIAKYAGIYPDEAAAASSISSSASA; encoded by the coding sequence GTGACGACCGAGACCCGTACCAACATCGACCAGATCTCCGATGGCAACAACGGCCGTATTACCGTGCTGCGCTTTGCCGGCGATATCTCCTCCACCTCACGTTCGGCGGTGCTTGGCAGCTATGCCGGCGTCGACAAGTCCTTGCCTGTTTTGCTGGATTTCTCAAAAGTTGACTACATCAACTCCAGCGGAATCGCGCTCGTCATCCAGATGCTGATGGAGGCCAACAAGCTCGGACAGAAGGTAGCAGCCTTCGGACTTTCGCCCCACTTCCAGAAGGTCTTCACCATGGTGGGCATTGCCAAATATGCCGGGATTTACCCGGATGAAGCCGCGGCCGCTTCATCGATCTCGAGCTCTGCCAGCGCTTAA
- a CDS encoding ATP-binding protein, producing MANPKGRPVELHIPSRIGYEKIAMGTAASVAKLMGFPDDRIEDLKTAISEACINAIEHGNKLNENLSVGVKLAAHGDSLEVKVLDNGSGIRNQPAKPDIDRKMHGEEDPRGMGMFLIQALVDEAEWVNDANGEGSYVRLVIKLDKEAD from the coding sequence ATGGCCAACCCCAAAGGCAGACCTGTTGAACTGCACATCCCCTCCCGCATCGGGTACGAGAAGATTGCTATGGGCACCGCAGCCAGCGTGGCTAAGCTCATGGGCTTCCCCGACGACCGCATCGAAGATCTGAAGACCGCTATCTCTGAGGCGTGCATCAACGCAATCGAGCACGGCAACAAGCTGAACGAGAACCTCTCGGTCGGCGTCAAGCTGGCCGCCCACGGCGACAGCCTTGAGGTAAAGGTGCTCGACAACGGATCCGGAATTCGCAACCAGCCGGCTAAACCCGACATCGACCGCAAGATGCATGGCGAAGAGGACCCGCGCGGCATGGGCATGTTTCTGATCCAGGCGCTGGTCGACGAGGCCGAGTGGGTCAACGATGCAAACGGCGAGGGCAGCTATGTCCGGCTGGTAATTAAACTCGACAAGGAGGCCGACTAA
- a CDS encoding PP2C family protein-serine/threonine phosphatase, producing MSLTTPANLTPGYAPDGSAQVDVVDLQQQIARLQALLETSRQVHSTIELNEVLEAALRIVVRELELPGALITEPRTLYGMMPPEPWNGCERFPLRAKDGSTWAELVAAPPPDRELSLSEQDFLEGLALQTEVAAENARYHQRNLEWMRVQRDLEAARLIQRSLLPQTLPSIPGYSIAFRSTACYEVGGDYVDIVELPGGRQIMAVADVAGKGLASAIVCTAFRAAFRATAFAGVPLAELAARLNGQHYAEGPETRRRYVTAIFLGLDPATHTLEIVNAGHNPGFLLSKGEAHQIAASGTPIGLVPGMQYAAEQFVFPAGSRLLFYTDGLTEVFQGDDEFGADRLLASFQRCNLTESAAILETLWHELDDFSGGAHQQDDMTALALVREQA from the coding sequence ATGTCGCTAACTACACCTGCGAACCTCACGCCCGGGTATGCGCCGGATGGATCGGCGCAGGTAGATGTCGTTGACCTGCAGCAGCAGATTGCGCGTTTGCAAGCGCTGCTGGAGACCTCGCGGCAGGTGCACTCGACGATTGAGCTGAACGAGGTGCTGGAGGCCGCACTGCGCATCGTTGTGCGCGAGCTGGAGCTTCCCGGCGCGCTCATTACCGAGCCGCGGACGCTCTACGGCATGATGCCGCCCGAGCCGTGGAATGGCTGCGAACGCTTCCCGCTGCGTGCGAAGGATGGCTCTACCTGGGCCGAACTGGTTGCGGCGCCTCCGCCAGATCGTGAGCTTTCGCTCTCTGAGCAGGACTTTCTCGAAGGCCTTGCGCTGCAGACTGAAGTTGCCGCTGAGAATGCGCGGTACCACCAACGCAATCTGGAGTGGATGCGCGTACAGCGCGATCTTGAAGCTGCGCGGCTGATTCAACGCAGCCTGCTGCCACAGACGCTGCCCTCGATTCCTGGCTACTCCATCGCCTTCCGCTCGACGGCCTGCTACGAGGTGGGCGGCGATTACGTGGATATTGTCGAGCTGCCCGGAGGCCGCCAGATCATGGCTGTGGCCGACGTAGCGGGCAAAGGATTGGCCTCAGCCATCGTCTGCACTGCATTTCGTGCAGCGTTTCGTGCGACTGCCTTTGCTGGCGTTCCTCTGGCCGAGCTTGCCGCACGCCTGAACGGGCAGCACTACGCCGAAGGCCCGGAGACGCGCCGCCGCTACGTAACGGCAATCTTTCTTGGGCTCGATCCTGCTACGCATACGCTTGAGATCGTCAATGCTGGCCATAACCCGGGGTTCCTTTTGAGCAAGGGCGAGGCACATCAGATTGCCGCCAGCGGTACACCTATCGGGCTGGTGCCCGGTATGCAGTACGCTGCGGAACAGTTTGTCTTTCCAGCAGGATCGCGGCTGCTCTTCTACACGGACGGCCTGACAGAGGTATTTCAAGGCGATGATGAATTTGGTGCCGATCGGCTGCTGGCCTCATTTCAGCGATGCAACCTGACCGAAAGTGCTGCTATTCTCGAAACGCTGTGGCACGAACTCGACGATTTTTCCGGCGGAGCGCACCAGCAGGACGATATGACCGCACTCGCGCTCGTCAGAGAGCAGGCGTAG
- the nadD gene encoding nicotinate-nucleotide adenylyltransferase, with protein sequence MRIALFGGTFDPPHRGHLAIAKAAADALELDRVLFAPVGRQPLKLDAHSSTYIDRLSMVMLASKHDHRFQPSSLDAPNPNGKPNYTVDTLTLLRALYPDAALFNLVGADSFLALPHWREPARLLELAEWIVVSRPGFPLDSIAALGLTPQQRARVHLVESVHDDVSATELRQRLHDGDACEDLLLPEILAYIREHNLYV encoded by the coding sequence ATGCGCATCGCGCTCTTTGGCGGCACGTTTGATCCACCTCACCGTGGGCATCTGGCCATTGCCAAAGCCGCCGCTGACGCCTTGGAGCTTGATCGCGTTCTGTTTGCGCCGGTGGGGCGTCAGCCGCTTAAGCTGGACGCTCATTCGTCCACTTACATTGATCGGCTCTCCATGGTGATGCTGGCCTCGAAGCACGACCATCGCTTCCAGCCTTCGTCGCTCGACGCACCCAACCCCAACGGCAAGCCCAACTACACCGTGGATACACTCACGCTGCTGCGCGCGCTTTATCCCGACGCAGCTCTATTCAATCTTGTCGGCGCGGATAGCTTTCTGGCGCTGCCGCATTGGCGGGAGCCTGCGCGTTTGCTTGAACTTGCCGAATGGATCGTCGTCAGCCGTCCTGGCTTTCCGCTCGACAGCATCGCTGCGCTCGGCCTGACTCCTCAGCAGAGAGCGCGTGTTCATCTGGTGGAGAGCGTTCACGACGATGTATCGGCTACGGAGCTTCGCCAGCGCCTTCATGATGGTGACGCGTGCGAGGACCTTCTGCTGCCTGAGATACTCGCTTACATTCGCGAGCACAACCTTTACGTTTGA
- a CDS encoding DUF4382 domain-containing protein, giving the protein MLPALLSVGTVAAVIAGCSGNTTAPASGMAHVQLQVSDPSTCQAPNGPFEHVYVTIADVQANVSSSAGSSDSGWVDLTPGLSGHPVQIDLLGQASNQCFLASLGDPQELQPGKYQQIRVILTDNTSATDSKELPNNLCTNGVANCVVLNDNTVHTLQLSSEANTGIKIPPGQIANGGLTVAAGDTKELDIDFNTCVSIVEQGNGVFRLKPVLHAGEVTTSATSINGTVIDSVTGNPTTGPVLVALEQKDANGVDRVFMNTLTNTSGQFVFCPLPSGTYDVVIVGETSASAVYAPTVITGVSTGSALGTVQLHPSTVASAAASLQGMVTSQNGATPAAATSIDVQVSALEQVATGLTVTMPQVPSTANAVLALTTGSSTTCPAAKDCVSYTLLLPAAVPYVGAFAAGGTTLAQSVLPASYTVDGIALVPSSGGTLDCSPSEQQATPITPVAGTTLPVTALAFAGCQ; this is encoded by the coding sequence TTGTTACCGGCATTGCTGTCCGTAGGCACTGTCGCCGCCGTCATCGCAGGTTGCAGTGGAAACACTACGGCGCCGGCCTCAGGCATGGCGCACGTGCAGTTGCAGGTAAGCGATCCTTCGACCTGCCAGGCGCCGAATGGGCCCTTCGAGCATGTGTATGTGACAATCGCCGATGTACAGGCGAACGTCAGCAGCAGCGCGGGCTCGAGCGATTCAGGCTGGGTTGATCTGACTCCCGGGCTCTCCGGTCACCCGGTGCAGATCGACCTGCTGGGGCAGGCGTCCAACCAGTGTTTTCTGGCCTCGCTCGGCGATCCGCAGGAGTTGCAACCAGGCAAGTATCAGCAGATTCGCGTCATCCTCACAGACAACACCTCGGCCACGGACAGTAAAGAGCTGCCCAACAACCTTTGCACGAACGGAGTGGCCAACTGCGTTGTGCTGAATGACAACACAGTACATACGCTTCAGCTCTCGAGTGAGGCGAACACCGGCATCAAAATCCCACCCGGGCAGATCGCCAATGGTGGTCTGACAGTAGCGGCAGGCGACACCAAGGAGCTCGATATCGACTTCAACACCTGCGTGTCGATCGTCGAGCAAGGCAACGGCGTGTTTCGCTTGAAGCCCGTCCTTCACGCCGGCGAAGTGACCACATCGGCGACTTCGATCAACGGTACGGTGATCGACAGCGTCACCGGCAATCCGACCACTGGCCCAGTGTTGGTAGCGCTGGAGCAGAAGGACGCCAATGGTGTGGATCGTGTCTTCATGAACACACTGACCAACACCAGCGGCCAGTTCGTCTTCTGTCCGTTGCCCAGCGGCACCTACGATGTGGTGATCGTGGGCGAGACGAGCGCATCGGCCGTCTATGCACCGACCGTAATCACCGGTGTCTCAACCGGTTCAGCACTGGGTACAGTGCAACTCCATCCCTCGACAGTTGCTTCGGCGGCCGCAAGCTTGCAAGGCATGGTGACCTCGCAGAACGGAGCTACGCCCGCGGCGGCAACCAGCATCGACGTGCAGGTGAGCGCACTGGAGCAGGTAGCCACTGGCCTGACGGTGACAATGCCGCAGGTTCCAAGCACAGCTAACGCAGTCCTGGCCCTGACGACGGGAAGCAGTACTACATGTCCGGCCGCTAAGGACTGTGTGAGCTACACGCTGCTCCTGCCCGCAGCCGTGCCGTATGTCGGTGCATTCGCGGCTGGCGGCACGACACTTGCGCAGAGCGTCTTGCCCGCGTCCTACACGGTTGATGGAATCGCGTTAGTTCCATCGTCAGGCGGCACGCTGGACTGCTCACCGAGCGAGCAACAGGCAACTCCGATCACGCCGGTCGCAGGAACCACGCTGCCTGTGACAGCACTGGCGTTCGCCGGATGCCAGTAG